A window of Bufo gargarizans isolate SCDJY-AF-19 chromosome 9, ASM1485885v1, whole genome shotgun sequence contains these coding sequences:
- the LOC122946637 gene encoding UDP-N-acetylhexosamine pyrophosphorylase-like protein 1: protein MECEAEIRRRLQEAGQEQLLRFWDELGSGQREALLAELKLLDGRELREHCGRARAAYVRESGSPQRLDERMRPVPPEFLGSVRKSRPEELAAWEEEGYRQISQNRVAVLLLAGGQGTRLGVTYPKGMYSVGLPSGKTLYQVQAERILRLQQLAGEKYSTRCTVPWYIMTSEFTLNPTQEFFEEHNFFGIDRADVVMFEQRMLPAVGFDGKAILERKDKVAMAPDGNGGLYRALADHRVLEDMEARGISSVHVYCVDNILVKMADPVFVGFCVSKGADCGAKVVEKSYPSEPVGVVCQVDSIYQVVEYSEISPQTAEKRNPDGSLTYNAGSICNHFFTLDFLKNMAGTLEQRLGYHVAIKKVPYVDEEGNLVKPTRPNGIKMEKFVFDVFQFARNFVAFEVEREEEFSPLKNADTADKDTPTTVRRSLLWQHYRWALKAGAKFTDANGRAIAEKSGDPEAEDPPAVCEISPLISYFGEGLDARLNNQDISSPFILDVPRV, encoded by the exons ATGGAGTGTGAGGCGGAGATCCGGCGGAGGCTGCAGGAGGCCGGGCAGGAGCAGCTGCTGCGGTTCTGGGACGAGCTGGGCTCCGGGCAGCGGGAGGCTTTACTGGCGGAGCTGAAGCTGCTGGATGGCCGGGAGCTGCGGGAGCACTGCGGCCGGGCGCGGGCAGCCTACGTGCGGGAGAGCGGCTCACCTCAGCGGCTGGACGAGCGGATGCGCCCGGTCCCCCCGGAGTTCCTGGGGAGCGTGAGGAAGAGCCGCCCCGAGGAGCTGGCGGCCTGGGAGGAGGAAG GTTACCGCCAGATCTCACAGAACAGGGTGGCCGTCCTGCTGCTGGCTGGGGGTCAGGGCACGCGTCTGGGGGTGACCTACCCCAAAGGGATGTACAGCGTGGGGCTGCCCAGCGGAAAGACTCTGTACCAGGTCCAGGCGGAGCGCATCCTGCGTCTGCAGCAGTTGGCCGGAGAGAAATACTCCACGCGGTGCACCGTGCCATG gtACATCATGACCAGCGAGTTCACCCTGAACCCCACGCAGGAGTTTTTCGAGGAGCACAACTTCTTCGGCATCGATCGGGCGGACGTCGTCATGTTCGAGCAGAGGATGCTGCCCGCGGTCGGGTTCGACGGAAAGGCCATTTTGGAGAGGAAGGACAAGGTCGCAATGGCTCCAG ATGGTAACGGCGGCCTGTACAGAGCCCTGGCTGACCACCGTGTACTGGAGGACATGGAGGCGCGAGGCATCTCGTCTGTCCACGTCTACTGCGTGGACAACATACTGGTGAAGATGGCCGACCCTGTGTTCGTGGGGTTCTGTGTTTCCAAAGGAGCCGACTGCGGCGCCAAG GTGGTGGAGAAGTCGTACCCGTCAGAGCCTGTCGGGGTCGTGTGCCAGGTGGACAGCATCTACCAGGTTGTGGAGTACAGCGAGATCAGCCCACAGACGGCGGAGAAGCGCAACCCGGACGGCAGCCTGACCTACAACGCCGGCAGCATCTGCAATCACTTCTTCACCCTGGACTTCCTGAAGAACATGGCCGG GACGCTAGAGCAGCGGCTGGGGTACCATGTGGCCATCAAGAAAGTCCCCTACGTAGATGAAGAGGGCAACTTGGTGAAACCCACACGACCCAACGGCATCAAGATGGAGAAGTTTGTGTTTGACGTCTTTCAGTTTGCCAG GAACTTTGTGGCATTTGAAGTTGAGAGGGAAGAAGAATTCTCCCCTCTAAAAAACGCAGACACAGCCGATAAGGACACGCCGACCACGGTCCGGCGCTCGCTTCTGTGGCAGCACTACCGCTGGGCTCTGAAGGCTGGGGCGAAGTTCACTGATGCCAATGGCCGTGCCATAGCTGAGAAGTCCGG TGATCCAGAAGCGGAAGACCCCCCTGCCGTCTGTGAGATCTCCCCTTTAATCTCCTATTTTGGGGAG GGCTTAGACGCGCGTCTGAATAACCAGGACATCTCGTCCCCCTTCATACTGGACGTTCCGAGGGTGTAG